One Ranitomeya imitator isolate aRanImi1 chromosome 1, aRanImi1.pri, whole genome shotgun sequence DNA window includes the following coding sequences:
- the USF1 gene encoding upstream stimulatory factor 1 isoform X3, which produces MAGNRRPRIIGAITRQQKASEIEEGTVRVQEGAVATGEDPTSVAIASIQSAATFSDPGVKYVFRADSGGTQVMYRVIQVAEGQLDGQTEGSGAISGFPAAQSMTQAVIQGAFTSEDAGESDTATETHYTYFPTAAVADTSTSVGAGATATTVVTTQNNEALLGPAASTGQFFVMMSPQDVLQGGAQRSIAPRTHPYSPKSDGPRTTRDEKRRAQHNEVERRRRDKINNWIVQLSKIIPDCSMESTKSGQSKGGILSKACDYIQELRQGNLRLSEELQSLEQLQMDNEMLRQQVEDIKNKNLILRTQLRHHGVEIIIKNDAR; this is translated from the exons GCAGCAGAAAGCGTCAGAGATTGAGGAGGGCACTGTCCGCGTTCAGGAAG GTGCAGTGGCCACAGGGGAGGACCCCACCAGCGTTGCCATTGCTAGTATCCAGTCAGCCGCAACCTTCTCGGACCCGGGGGTGAAGTATGTATTCCGGGCCGACAGTGGAGGTACACAG GTCATGTACAGGGTAATCCAGGTGGCAGAGGGTCAGTTGGATGGACAGACGGAGGGCTCAGGTGCCATTAGTGGGTTCCCGGCAGCGCAGTCAATGACTCAG GCAGTCATCCAAGGCGCGTTCACCAGTGAGGATGCTGGGGAGAGCGACACCGCCACAGAGACCCACTACACCTATTTTCCCACAGCAGCAGTGGCAGACACAAGTACGTCAGTCGGAGCAGGTGCCACCGCAACAACTGTGGTTACAACACAAAACAATGAGGCCCTGCTGGGTCCTGCAGCGTCCACCG GGCAGTTCTTTGTTATGATGTCTCCTCAAGATGTTCTCCAGGGGGGAGCTCAGCGGTCCATCGCTCCCAGGACTCACCCGTACTCTCC GAAATCTGATGGCCCTCGCACCACACGTGATGAGAAGAGGAGAGCGCAGCATAATGAAG TGGAACGCCGGCGTCGGGACAAGATCAACAACTGGATTGTTCAGCTGTCCAAGATCATCCCCGACTGCTCTATGGAGAGTACGAAGTCCGGCCAG AGCAAAGGCGGCATCTTGTCTAAAGCCTGTGACTACATCCAAGAGCTGCGCCAGGGGAACTTGCGCCTGTCTGAGGAGCTGCAGAGCCTCGAGCAGCTGCAGATGGACAATGAGATGTTAAGGCAGCAG GTGGAAGATATCAAGAACAAGAATCTGATTCTTCGCACTCAGCTCCGCCATCACGGGGTAGAGATCATTATTAAGAATGATGCCCGCTGA
- the USF1 gene encoding upstream stimulatory factor 1 isoform X1 — protein MAGNRRPRIIGAITRQQKASEIEEGTVRVQEGAVATGEDPTSVAIASIQSAATFSDPGVKYVFRADSGGTQVMYRVIQVAEGQLDGQTEGSGAISGFPAAQSMTQAVIQGAFTSEDAGESDTATETHYTYFPTAAVADTSTSVGAGATATTVVTTQNNEALLGPAASTGAGQFFVMMSPQDVLQGGAQRSIAPRTHPYSPKSDGPRTTRDEKRRAQHNEVERRRRDKINNWIVQLSKIIPDCSMESTKSGQSKGGILSKACDYIQELRQGNLRLSEELQSLEQLQMDNEMLRQQVEDIKNKNLILRTQLRHHGVEIIIKNDAR, from the exons GCAGCAGAAAGCGTCAGAGATTGAGGAGGGCACTGTCCGCGTTCAGGAAG GTGCAGTGGCCACAGGGGAGGACCCCACCAGCGTTGCCATTGCTAGTATCCAGTCAGCCGCAACCTTCTCGGACCCGGGGGTGAAGTATGTATTCCGGGCCGACAGTGGAGGTACACAG GTCATGTACAGGGTAATCCAGGTGGCAGAGGGTCAGTTGGATGGACAGACGGAGGGCTCAGGTGCCATTAGTGGGTTCCCGGCAGCGCAGTCAATGACTCAG GCAGTCATCCAAGGCGCGTTCACCAGTGAGGATGCTGGGGAGAGCGACACCGCCACAGAGACCCACTACACCTATTTTCCCACAGCAGCAGTGGCAGACACAAGTACGTCAGTCGGAGCAGGTGCCACCGCAACAACTGTGGTTACAACACAAAACAATGAGGCCCTGCTGGGTCCTGCAGCGTCCACCGGTGCAG GGCAGTTCTTTGTTATGATGTCTCCTCAAGATGTTCTCCAGGGGGGAGCTCAGCGGTCCATCGCTCCCAGGACTCACCCGTACTCTCC GAAATCTGATGGCCCTCGCACCACACGTGATGAGAAGAGGAGAGCGCAGCATAATGAAG TGGAACGCCGGCGTCGGGACAAGATCAACAACTGGATTGTTCAGCTGTCCAAGATCATCCCCGACTGCTCTATGGAGAGTACGAAGTCCGGCCAG AGCAAAGGCGGCATCTTGTCTAAAGCCTGTGACTACATCCAAGAGCTGCGCCAGGGGAACTTGCGCCTGTCTGAGGAGCTGCAGAGCCTCGAGCAGCTGCAGATGGACAATGAGATGTTAAGGCAGCAG GTGGAAGATATCAAGAACAAGAATCTGATTCTTCGCACTCAGCTCCGCCATCACGGGGTAGAGATCATTATTAAGAATGATGCCCGCTGA
- the USF1 gene encoding upstream stimulatory factor 1 isoform X5 has protein sequence MKGQQKASEIEEGTVRVQEVATGEDPTSVAIASIQSAATFSDPGVKYVFRADSGGTQVMYRVIQVAEGQLDGQTEGSGAISGFPAAQSMTQAVIQGAFTSEDAGESDTATETHYTYFPTAAVADTSTSVGAGATATTVVTTQNNEALLGPAASTGAGQFFVMMSPQDVLQGGAQRSIAPRTHPYSPKSDGPRTTRDEKRRAQHNEVERRRRDKINNWIVQLSKIIPDCSMESTKSGQSKGGILSKACDYIQELRQGNLRLSEELQSLEQLQMDNEMLRQQVEDIKNKNLILRTQLRHHGVEIIIKNDAR, from the exons GCAGCAGAAAGCGTCAGAGATTGAGGAGGGCACTGTCCGCGTTCAGGAAG TGGCCACAGGGGAGGACCCCACCAGCGTTGCCATTGCTAGTATCCAGTCAGCCGCAACCTTCTCGGACCCGGGGGTGAAGTATGTATTCCGGGCCGACAGTGGAGGTACACAG GTCATGTACAGGGTAATCCAGGTGGCAGAGGGTCAGTTGGATGGACAGACGGAGGGCTCAGGTGCCATTAGTGGGTTCCCGGCAGCGCAGTCAATGACTCAG GCAGTCATCCAAGGCGCGTTCACCAGTGAGGATGCTGGGGAGAGCGACACCGCCACAGAGACCCACTACACCTATTTTCCCACAGCAGCAGTGGCAGACACAAGTACGTCAGTCGGAGCAGGTGCCACCGCAACAACTGTGGTTACAACACAAAACAATGAGGCCCTGCTGGGTCCTGCAGCGTCCACCGGTGCAG GGCAGTTCTTTGTTATGATGTCTCCTCAAGATGTTCTCCAGGGGGGAGCTCAGCGGTCCATCGCTCCCAGGACTCACCCGTACTCTCC GAAATCTGATGGCCCTCGCACCACACGTGATGAGAAGAGGAGAGCGCAGCATAATGAAG TGGAACGCCGGCGTCGGGACAAGATCAACAACTGGATTGTTCAGCTGTCCAAGATCATCCCCGACTGCTCTATGGAGAGTACGAAGTCCGGCCAG AGCAAAGGCGGCATCTTGTCTAAAGCCTGTGACTACATCCAAGAGCTGCGCCAGGGGAACTTGCGCCTGTCTGAGGAGCTGCAGAGCCTCGAGCAGCTGCAGATGGACAATGAGATGTTAAGGCAGCAG GTGGAAGATATCAAGAACAAGAATCTGATTCTTCGCACTCAGCTCCGCCATCACGGGGTAGAGATCATTATTAAGAATGATGCCCGCTGA
- the USF1 gene encoding upstream stimulatory factor 1 isoform X4, which produces MKGQQKASEIEEGTVRVQEGAVATGEDPTSVAIASIQSAATFSDPGVKYVFRADSGGTQVMYRVIQVAEGQLDGQTEGSGAISGFPAAQSMTQAVIQGAFTSEDAGESDTATETHYTYFPTAAVADTSTSVGAGATATTVVTTQNNEALLGPAASTGAGQFFVMMSPQDVLQGGAQRSIAPRTHPYSPKSDGPRTTRDEKRRAQHNEVERRRRDKINNWIVQLSKIIPDCSMESTKSGQSKGGILSKACDYIQELRQGNLRLSEELQSLEQLQMDNEMLRQQVEDIKNKNLILRTQLRHHGVEIIIKNDAR; this is translated from the exons GCAGCAGAAAGCGTCAGAGATTGAGGAGGGCACTGTCCGCGTTCAGGAAG GTGCAGTGGCCACAGGGGAGGACCCCACCAGCGTTGCCATTGCTAGTATCCAGTCAGCCGCAACCTTCTCGGACCCGGGGGTGAAGTATGTATTCCGGGCCGACAGTGGAGGTACACAG GTCATGTACAGGGTAATCCAGGTGGCAGAGGGTCAGTTGGATGGACAGACGGAGGGCTCAGGTGCCATTAGTGGGTTCCCGGCAGCGCAGTCAATGACTCAG GCAGTCATCCAAGGCGCGTTCACCAGTGAGGATGCTGGGGAGAGCGACACCGCCACAGAGACCCACTACACCTATTTTCCCACAGCAGCAGTGGCAGACACAAGTACGTCAGTCGGAGCAGGTGCCACCGCAACAACTGTGGTTACAACACAAAACAATGAGGCCCTGCTGGGTCCTGCAGCGTCCACCGGTGCAG GGCAGTTCTTTGTTATGATGTCTCCTCAAGATGTTCTCCAGGGGGGAGCTCAGCGGTCCATCGCTCCCAGGACTCACCCGTACTCTCC GAAATCTGATGGCCCTCGCACCACACGTGATGAGAAGAGGAGAGCGCAGCATAATGAAG TGGAACGCCGGCGTCGGGACAAGATCAACAACTGGATTGTTCAGCTGTCCAAGATCATCCCCGACTGCTCTATGGAGAGTACGAAGTCCGGCCAG AGCAAAGGCGGCATCTTGTCTAAAGCCTGTGACTACATCCAAGAGCTGCGCCAGGGGAACTTGCGCCTGTCTGAGGAGCTGCAGAGCCTCGAGCAGCTGCAGATGGACAATGAGATGTTAAGGCAGCAG GTGGAAGATATCAAGAACAAGAATCTGATTCTTCGCACTCAGCTCCGCCATCACGGGGTAGAGATCATTATTAAGAATGATGCCCGCTGA
- the USF1 gene encoding upstream stimulatory factor 1 isoform X2, translating to MAGNRRPRIIGAITRQQKASEIEEGTVRVQEVATGEDPTSVAIASIQSAATFSDPGVKYVFRADSGGTQVMYRVIQVAEGQLDGQTEGSGAISGFPAAQSMTQAVIQGAFTSEDAGESDTATETHYTYFPTAAVADTSTSVGAGATATTVVTTQNNEALLGPAASTGAGQFFVMMSPQDVLQGGAQRSIAPRTHPYSPKSDGPRTTRDEKRRAQHNEVERRRRDKINNWIVQLSKIIPDCSMESTKSGQSKGGILSKACDYIQELRQGNLRLSEELQSLEQLQMDNEMLRQQVEDIKNKNLILRTQLRHHGVEIIIKNDAR from the exons GCAGCAGAAAGCGTCAGAGATTGAGGAGGGCACTGTCCGCGTTCAGGAAG TGGCCACAGGGGAGGACCCCACCAGCGTTGCCATTGCTAGTATCCAGTCAGCCGCAACCTTCTCGGACCCGGGGGTGAAGTATGTATTCCGGGCCGACAGTGGAGGTACACAG GTCATGTACAGGGTAATCCAGGTGGCAGAGGGTCAGTTGGATGGACAGACGGAGGGCTCAGGTGCCATTAGTGGGTTCCCGGCAGCGCAGTCAATGACTCAG GCAGTCATCCAAGGCGCGTTCACCAGTGAGGATGCTGGGGAGAGCGACACCGCCACAGAGACCCACTACACCTATTTTCCCACAGCAGCAGTGGCAGACACAAGTACGTCAGTCGGAGCAGGTGCCACCGCAACAACTGTGGTTACAACACAAAACAATGAGGCCCTGCTGGGTCCTGCAGCGTCCACCGGTGCAG GGCAGTTCTTTGTTATGATGTCTCCTCAAGATGTTCTCCAGGGGGGAGCTCAGCGGTCCATCGCTCCCAGGACTCACCCGTACTCTCC GAAATCTGATGGCCCTCGCACCACACGTGATGAGAAGAGGAGAGCGCAGCATAATGAAG TGGAACGCCGGCGTCGGGACAAGATCAACAACTGGATTGTTCAGCTGTCCAAGATCATCCCCGACTGCTCTATGGAGAGTACGAAGTCCGGCCAG AGCAAAGGCGGCATCTTGTCTAAAGCCTGTGACTACATCCAAGAGCTGCGCCAGGGGAACTTGCGCCTGTCTGAGGAGCTGCAGAGCCTCGAGCAGCTGCAGATGGACAATGAGATGTTAAGGCAGCAG GTGGAAGATATCAAGAACAAGAATCTGATTCTTCGCACTCAGCTCCGCCATCACGGGGTAGAGATCATTATTAAGAATGATGCCCGCTGA